The following proteins are encoded in a genomic region of Phycisphaera sp.:
- a CDS encoding glycosyltransferase family 2 protein, whose amino-acid sequence MTRTLLAIPVYNEEKYVERVLGRVSEYLPNVLVLDDGSTDATPSLLAKFPVEVIRHAHNRGYGRSLMDAFRWAAVDKFDWVITMDCDEQHEPASIPDFMAAIERDDLDVISGSRYLDVHPENDAPPEERRRINGVITDELNSRLGLDLTDSFCGFKAYRVSAVEKLCLDVDGYAFPMQFWVQSIAAGLRIDEIPVRLIYNDATRSFGGPLDDHTHRLTHYREVLARELACCANRLPRRCPA is encoded by the coding sequence TGTCGGAGTATCTGCCCAACGTGCTGGTGCTCGACGACGGGTCGACCGACGCGACGCCCTCGCTGCTGGCGAAGTTCCCGGTGGAGGTCATCCGCCACGCGCACAACCGCGGGTATGGGCGTTCGCTGATGGACGCGTTCCGGTGGGCGGCGGTCGACAAGTTCGACTGGGTGATCACGATGGATTGCGACGAGCAGCACGAGCCCGCGTCGATCCCCGACTTCATGGCTGCCATCGAACGCGACGACCTGGACGTCATCAGCGGCTCTCGGTATCTTGACGTGCATCCCGAGAACGACGCACCACCCGAAGAGCGGCGGCGCATCAACGGCGTCATCACCGACGAGCTCAATTCGCGATTAGGGTTGGATCTCACCGACTCGTTCTGCGGGTTCAAGGCGTATCGCGTGTCGGCGGTGGAGAAGCTGTGCCTCGATGTCGACGGCTATGCCTTCCCGATGCAGTTCTGGGTGCAGTCTATTGCGGCGGGGCTTCGCATCGATGAGATCCCGGTACGGTTGATCTATAACGACGCAACGCGCTCGTTCGGCGGGCCGCTGGACGACCACACGCACCGGCTGACGCACTACCGCGAGGTGCTGGCTCGCGAGCTGGCGTGCTGCGCCAACAGGCTGCCGCGGCGATGTCCTGCGTGA